The Sphingosinicella humi genome has a window encoding:
- the hemA gene encoding 5-aminolevulinate synthase has translation MFALETASPDYDRIFAQAIDRLHAEGRYRVFIDILRNRGSFPDARCFAGHNGPKPITVWCSNDYLAMGQHPSVIAAMEEALHDVGAGAGGTRNISGNTHYHVELEAELADLHGKEAGLIFTSGYISNEATLSTIGKLLPGCVIFSDELNHASMIAGIRNSGCEKRVFRHNDVAHLEELLAATPAELPKLIAFESVYSMDGDIGPIEAICDLADKYNAITYLDEVHAVGMYGARGGGISERDGLAHRLTIIEGTLGKAFGVMGGYITADKNIVDVVRSYAPGFIFTTSLSPVLVAGALASVKHLKQSSAEREGQQAAAARLKAIFAEAHLPVMNSTTHIVPLMVGDPVKAKRISDILLAEYGVYVQPINFPTVPRGTERLRFTPGPAHTEAMMSDLASALVEIWDRIELKLAA, from the coding sequence ATGTTTGCACTTGAGACCGCCTCACCCGACTACGACCGCATCTTCGCGCAGGCCATCGATCGGCTGCATGCCGAGGGCCGGTATCGCGTATTCATCGACATATTGCGCAACCGCGGCTCCTTTCCGGACGCGCGCTGCTTTGCCGGGCATAACGGGCCGAAGCCGATCACGGTGTGGTGCTCGAACGACTATCTGGCCATGGGCCAGCATCCTTCTGTGATCGCGGCGATGGAGGAGGCGCTGCACGATGTCGGCGCCGGCGCCGGCGGCACCCGCAACATCTCGGGCAACACCCATTATCATGTCGAGCTGGAGGCCGAGCTTGCCGACCTGCACGGCAAGGAAGCCGGGCTCATCTTCACCTCGGGCTACATCTCGAACGAGGCGACGCTGTCGACCATCGGCAAGCTGCTCCCCGGCTGCGTCATCTTCTCCGACGAACTCAACCACGCCTCGATGATCGCCGGCATCCGCAACTCGGGCTGCGAGAAGCGGGTGTTCCGCCACAACGACGTCGCTCACCTAGAGGAACTGCTCGCCGCCACGCCGGCGGAGCTGCCCAAGCTCATCGCGTTCGAGAGCGTCTATTCGATGGACGGCGACATCGGCCCGATCGAGGCGATCTGCGACCTCGCCGACAAATACAACGCCATCACCTATCTCGACGAGGTCCACGCCGTCGGCATGTACGGCGCGCGGGGCGGCGGCATCTCGGAGCGCGACGGCCTCGCCCACCGCCTCACCATCATCGAGGGCACCTTGGGCAAGGCGTTCGGCGTGATGGGCGGCTATATCACGGCCGACAAGAACATCGTCGACGTGGTCAGGAGCTATGCGCCCGGCTTCATCTTCACCACCTCGCTGTCGCCGGTGCTGGTCGCGGGCGCGCTCGCCAGCGTCAAGCACTTGAAGCAGTCCTCGGCGGAGCGCGAGGGCCAGCAGGCCGCCGCCGCCAGGCTCAAGGCGATCTTCGCCGAGGCGCACCTGCCGGTGATGAACTCGACCACCCACATCGTGCCGCTGATGGTCGGCGATCCCGTCAAGGCCAAGCGGATCAGCGACATCCTGCTCGCCGAATATGGCGTCTACGTCCAGCCGATCAATTTCCCCACCGTCCCGCGCGGCACCGAGCGCCTGAGGTTCACGCCCGGCCCGGCCCACACCGAAGCGATGATGAGCGACCTCGCCAGCGCGCTGGTCGAAATCTGGGACCGGATCGAATTGAAACTGGCGGCCTGA
- a CDS encoding adenosylcobalamin-dependent ribonucleoside-diphosphate reductase, whose translation MGFENALAEEIWAAKYRFRTNDGTGDEDYAATIARVAAAVAEAEAPEVRALWRERFADALSDFRFIPAGRILAGAGTDRKVTLFNCFVMGTIPDSLEGIFAHLSEAALTMQQGGGVGMDFSTIRPSGSLVKGVGADASGPLTFMDCWDAMCRTVQSAGQRRGAMMGCLRIDHPDIEAFIEAKRDPARFRNFNLSVLVTDDFMKTLAADGDWPLVFEGGTRRSVRARGLWDKLMRSTYDTAEPGVIFVDRVNRMNNLGYCETISASNPCGEQMLPPYGACLLGSINLARLVNDPFGDHAVLDEELLGTLTRTAIRMLDNVIDISGYPLHQQEAEAKAKRRLGLGITGLADALLFCGVAYGTGQAVALTRRWLEIIRCEAYRASAELAAEKGPFPLYDSAILDQPNLVDLDEETRELIAEHGLRNGCLTSIAPTGTTSLIAGNVSSGVEPVFAYSYTRRIRQPDGSTREEAVEDYAMQVWRRLRGDEAPPADLFVSAQTLTPSDHLTMQAAAQALVDSSISKTVNCPEDISFEAFADVYVEGYHLGCKGLTTYRPNPVTGSVLSTAPEKPLPVRSEIVLQPREEVLHGTTYKLKWPDSAHAVYVTINDAIDGGQRRPFEVFVNSKNMEHYAWTLGLTRMISAVFRRGGDVSFVPEELKAVFDPRGGAWMQGRYVPSLLAAIGGIIERHMAGLDSEPSLMPEARPQAMAIGTQPCPQCGAASLIKVEGCNNCLDCGYSKCG comes from the coding sequence ATGGGCTTCGAAAATGCGCTGGCGGAGGAAATCTGGGCGGCGAAATACCGGTTCAGGACAAACGACGGCACCGGCGACGAAGATTATGCCGCGACGATCGCGAGAGTCGCCGCCGCCGTGGCGGAGGCAGAGGCGCCCGAGGTCCGCGCCTTGTGGCGGGAGCGCTTCGCCGACGCCCTTTCGGATTTCCGCTTCATCCCCGCCGGCCGCATCCTCGCCGGGGCCGGGACCGACCGCAAGGTGACGCTGTTCAACTGCTTCGTGATGGGGACGATCCCCGACAGCCTCGAGGGGATATTCGCCCACCTCAGCGAAGCCGCTCTCACCATGCAGCAGGGCGGCGGCGTCGGCATGGATTTCTCGACCATCCGGCCTTCTGGAAGTCTAGTGAAGGGAGTCGGCGCGGATGCTTCAGGGCCGCTTACCTTTATGGACTGCTGGGACGCAATGTGCCGCACCGTTCAGTCGGCCGGTCAACGGCGCGGGGCCATGATGGGATGCCTGCGCATCGACCATCCCGACATCGAGGCCTTCATCGAGGCCAAGCGCGATCCCGCCCGCTTCCGTAACTTCAACCTGTCGGTCCTCGTCACCGACGATTTCATGAAAACCCTCGCCGCCGACGGCGACTGGCCGCTAGTCTTCGAAGGCGGGACCCGCCGGAGCGTCCGCGCGAGAGGGCTGTGGGACAAGCTGATGCGCTCGACCTACGACACGGCCGAGCCGGGCGTGATCTTCGTCGATCGCGTCAACCGAATGAACAATCTCGGTTATTGCGAGACGATCAGCGCCAGCAATCCGTGCGGCGAACAGATGCTGCCGCCGTACGGCGCCTGCCTCTTGGGCTCGATCAACCTCGCGCGGCTGGTCAACGATCCCTTCGGGGACCATGCCGTGCTGGACGAGGAGCTGCTCGGCACCCTCACCCGCACCGCCATTCGGATGCTCGACAACGTCATCGATATCTCGGGCTATCCGCTTCACCAGCAGGAGGCGGAAGCGAAGGCGAAGCGACGTCTCGGCCTCGGCATCACCGGGCTCGCCGATGCACTCCTCTTTTGCGGCGTCGCCTACGGCACCGGCCAGGCCGTCGCGCTCACCCGGCGCTGGCTCGAGATCATTCGCTGCGAGGCCTATCGCGCCTCGGCAGAATTGGCCGCGGAAAAAGGGCCTTTCCCTCTCTACGACTCTGCGATTCTCGATCAGCCCAACCTTGTCGACCTCGACGAGGAGACGCGCGAGCTGATCGCCGAGCATGGCCTTCGCAACGGCTGCCTCACCTCGATCGCGCCGACCGGGACGACGTCGCTCATTGCCGGCAACGTCTCATCGGGCGTCGAGCCGGTCTTCGCCTATTCCTATACGCGGCGAATCCGCCAGCCCGACGGCTCGACCCGCGAGGAAGCGGTCGAGGATTATGCGATGCAGGTCTGGCGTCGCCTGCGGGGCGACGAAGCGCCGCCCGCGGATCTCTTCGTCAGCGCCCAGACTCTGACGCCGTCCGACCATCTCACCATGCAGGCGGCGGCGCAGGCGCTGGTCGACAGCTCCATCTCCAAGACCGTCAACTGCCCGGAGGACATCAGCTTCGAAGCCTTCGCCGATGTCTATGTCGAGGGCTATCATCTGGGCTGCAAGGGTCTCACCACCTACCGCCCGAACCCCGTGACGGGATCGGTGCTGAGTACCGCACCGGAAAAGCCCCTTCCCGTCCGCAGCGAGATCGTGCTCCAGCCTCGCGAGGAGGTGCTGCACGGCACGACCTACAAACTCAAATGGCCGGACAGTGCGCACGCCGTCTACGTCACCATCAATGATGCGATCGACGGCGGTCAGCGACGACCGTTCGAGGTCTTCGTCAACTCCAAGAATATGGAGCATTATGCCTGGACGCTCGGTCTCACCCGAATGATATCGGCGGTATTCCGGCGCGGCGGCGACGTCTCCTTCGTGCCCGAGGAGCTGAAGGCGGTGTTCGATCCGCGCGGCGGCGCCTGGATGCAGGGGCGTTACGTGCCGTCGCTGCTAGCGGCGATCGGCGGGATCATCGAACGCCACATGGCCGGGCTGGACTCGGAGCCCTCGCTGATGCCCGAGGCGCGGCCGCAGGCGATGGCGATCGGCACCCAGCCTTGCCCGCAATGCGGCGCGGCGTCGCTGATCAAGGTCGAAGGCTGCAACAATTGCCTCGACTGCGGCTATTCGAAATGCGGGTGA
- a CDS encoding NnrU family protein: MVEFFLALALFLLSHSIPARPEIRGRLTGAFGERTYVILYSLLSLGLLAWLISAATRSPYVPVWNLAIGQYYVPVILMLPTFMLFAGGAVSPNPFSISFSRRPYDPARPGIVAVTRHPILGGFALWAFAHVVPNGDLVSLIMFGGFGLFALAAMPLTDRRKRRQLGADWERLAAGTSILPFAGDAPWRWPRGTLAATLIGGAGLYLLLLWLHPWLFGPDPRIVFS; encoded by the coding sequence ATGGTTGAATTCTTCCTGGCCCTGGCGCTGTTCCTACTCAGCCACTCCATTCCCGCGCGCCCCGAGATCCGCGGCCGCCTCACTGGAGCATTTGGCGAACGGACCTATGTCATCTTGTATTCCCTGCTCTCGCTGGGGCTGCTCGCCTGGCTGATCAGCGCGGCGACGCGCTCGCCCTACGTTCCGGTCTGGAATCTCGCCATCGGGCAATATTATGTGCCCGTCATCCTGATGCTGCCGACCTTCATGCTGTTCGCCGGCGGCGCCGTCTCCCCGAACCCGTTTTCGATCAGCTTCAGCCGCCGCCCCTACGATCCCGCGAGACCCGGGATCGTCGCCGTCACGCGCCACCCGATCTTGGGGGGCTTCGCGCTGTGGGCCTTCGCCCATGTCGTCCCCAACGGCGACCTGGTCTCGCTGATCATGTTCGGGGGGTTCGGGCTGTTCGCCCTCGCTGCGATGCCGCTCACCGACCGCCGCAAACGACGGCAGCTCGGCGCCGACTGGGAAAGGCTGGCAGCGGGCACGTCGATCCTGCCATTTGCCGGGGATGCGCCCTGGCGCTGGCCGCGCGGCACTCTCGCGGCGACGCTGATCGGGGGCGCCGGGCTCTACCTGCTCCTGCTCTGGCTCCACCCATGGCTGTTCGGGCCGGATCCCCGTATCGTCTTTTCGTAA
- a CDS encoding cyclic nucleotide-binding domain-containing protein has protein sequence MATATLDLKPDLDTGHPCFGCTVREISLCGILDNEELRAYKQTGATVRYDAGATIFFEGDPADSVYTLTSGTLRLSKLLPDGRRQIAGFIFPGNFLGITMEDEHAFTAEAITASELCRFSRPKFETYLDEHPLMERRLYALVAHELAATRQQLVLLGRKTATERVVSFLLMLGSRCRMDGGLADEVHLPMSRSDIADYLGLRIETVSRELSALKAARLIQLTGTHSVRLLEKARLEALAEG, from the coding sequence ATGGCCACCGCAACCCTGGACCTGAAACCCGACCTCGACACGGGGCACCCCTGTTTCGGCTGCACCGTGCGTGAGATATCCCTGTGCGGCATTCTCGATAACGAGGAGCTGCGGGCGTATAAGCAGACGGGAGCGACGGTCCGCTATGACGCCGGCGCCACCATCTTCTTCGAGGGAGATCCGGCCGACAGCGTCTACACCCTCACCTCCGGGACGCTAAGGCTGTCGAAGCTGTTGCCGGACGGGCGACGCCAGATCGCCGGTTTCATCTTTCCCGGCAATTTCCTCGGGATCACGATGGAGGACGAGCACGCCTTCACCGCCGAGGCGATCACCGCCTCGGAGCTATGCCGCTTTTCGCGGCCGAAATTCGAGACCTATCTCGATGAGCATCCCCTGATGGAGCGGCGCCTTTACGCCCTCGTCGCCCACGAGCTGGCCGCGACGCGGCAGCAGCTGGTGCTGCTTGGGCGCAAGACCGCCACCGAACGGGTCGTGTCGTTCCTGCTGATGCTTGGCAGCCGATGCCGCATGGACGGAGGCCTGGCCGACGAGGTGCACCTTCCCATGAGCCGTTCCGACATCGCCGATTATCTAGGCCTCAGGATCGAGACGGTGAGCCGGGAGCTCAGCGCGCTCAAGGCGGCGCGCCTCATCCAGCTGACCGGCACCCATTCGGTACGGCTGCTCGAAAAGGCGCGGCTGGAGGCACTGGCCGAAGGCTAA
- a CDS encoding pseudoazurin, producing MRIPSLLVGAVAAVAMASPAMAADHVVKMLNKGKAGMMVFEPALVKVAPGDTVTFVPTDKSHNAESIAGMIPAGAQPFKGKMNQPIKVTFSKPGVYGYKCLPHYGMGMVGVVVVGDAGNLPAAQKVSHPGKAKQVFTGLLNKTKVQTAAR from the coding sequence ATGCGTATTCCCAGCCTTCTCGTCGGCGCAGTGGCCGCGGTCGCGATGGCAAGCCCCGCCATGGCGGCCGATCACGTCGTCAAGATGCTCAACAAGGGCAAGGCCGGCATGATGGTGTTCGAGCCGGCGCTGGTGAAGGTCGCCCCCGGCGACACCGTCACCTTCGTGCCGACTGATAAGAGCCACAATGCCGAGAGCATTGCCGGCATGATCCCGGCGGGCGCGCAGCCCTTCAAGGGCAAGATGAACCAGCCGATCAAAGTCACCTTCAGCAAGCCCGGCGTCTATGGCTATAAATGCCTGCCGCACTACGGGATGGGGATGGTCGGGGTTGTGGTGGTCGGCGATGCCGGCAACCTCCCGGCCGCCCAGAAGGTGAGCCACCCCGGCAAGGCCAAGCAGGTCTTCACCGGCCTTCTCAACAAGACCAAGGTTCAGACCGCGGCCCGATAA
- the nirK gene encoding copper-containing nitrite reductase translates to MKRLPLFLAGAALLAGPAWADKAHDHAPAAVADIVREASDLPGPLTRRGPQTVKVDLETVEVTGQLADGSTYHYWTFNGKVPGPFVRVRVGDTVEVRMKNADDSAIMHNVDFHAVTGPGGGAAATMAAPGESKGFTFKALAPGLYVYHCAAPMVAQHIANGMYGMILVEPEEGLPAVDREFYVMQGEIYTEEAHGSEGALTESIDKLLAEQPEYYVFNGAADGLIKKPLQAKVGETVRVFFGVGGPNKTSSFHVIGEIFDRAYPLASITSAPMTDVQTITVPPGGAAVTEFKLDVPGRFVLVDHALSRMERGLKALLVVDGDERADLFKSHQEDDPSGEEMGH, encoded by the coding sequence ATGAAACGCTTACCCCTGTTCCTCGCCGGCGCCGCCCTGTTAGCGGGCCCCGCATGGGCTGACAAAGCCCACGATCACGCGCCCGCCGCCGTAGCCGACATCGTTCGAGAGGCAAGCGATCTACCCGGGCCGCTGACTCGGCGCGGGCCCCAGACCGTCAAGGTCGACCTGGAGACGGTCGAAGTCACCGGCCAGCTCGCGGACGGCTCCACTTATCACTACTGGACCTTCAACGGGAAGGTGCCGGGGCCCTTCGTCCGCGTGCGCGTCGGCGACACCGTCGAGGTGCGGATGAAGAATGCCGACGACAGCGCGATCATGCACAATGTCGACTTCCACGCCGTCACCGGTCCCGGCGGCGGCGCGGCCGCGACCATGGCCGCGCCCGGGGAAAGCAAGGGCTTCACCTTCAAGGCGCTCGCGCCCGGCCTCTATGTCTATCATTGCGCGGCGCCGATGGTGGCGCAGCACATCGCCAACGGCATGTACGGCATGATCCTGGTCGAGCCCGAGGAGGGCCTCCCTGCCGTCGACCGCGAATTCTACGTCATGCAGGGCGAAATCTATACCGAAGAGGCGCATGGCAGCGAAGGCGCGCTCACCGAAAGCATCGACAAGCTGCTTGCGGAGCAGCCTGAATATTACGTTTTCAACGGAGCGGCCGACGGGCTCATCAAGAAGCCGCTCCAGGCGAAGGTGGGCGAGACGGTTCGCGTCTTCTTCGGCGTCGGCGGTCCCAACAAGACGTCGAGCTTTCACGTGATCGGTGAGATATTCGACCGCGCCTACCCCTTGGCGTCGATCACCTCCGCGCCAATGACGGACGTGCAGACCATCACCGTCCCGCCCGGCGGCGCTGCGGTGACGGAGTTCAAGCTGGACGTGCCCGGCCGCTTCGTCCTGGTCGACCATGCGCTGTCCCGCATGGAGCGGGGCCTGAAGGCGCTGCTGGTCGTCGATGGCGACGAGCGCGCCGATCTCTTCAAGTCCCACCAGGAAGACGATCCTTCCGGGGAAGAGATGGGGCATTGA